From Pagrus major chromosome 9, Pma_NU_1.0, the proteins below share one genomic window:
- the cdk5r2b gene encoding cyclin-dependent kinase 5 activator 2b, whose amino-acid sequence MGTVLSISPATKKASIMDAELAGDAVKNDKSLKRHSMFVSLSWKKLVASSAKKSAKKVTPNLLAPPTNQVAQLNSENIRKTHQTEEKKPKVPIPVPVPTVPTQNNETAVQNGRLSTVKKQSSSLSLVSPRRIVIQASTGELLRCLGDFMCRRCFKLKELNSGEVILWFRNIDRTLLLQGWQDQGFITPANVVFVYLLCEDTVADSIDSPAELQGTFQTCLYLAYSYMGNEISYPLKPFMIDANKDVFWETSLRIIDRLSAKMLQLNADPHFFTQVFQDLKNQRDSSESNLDR is encoded by the coding sequence ATGGGAACCGTCCTGTCCATATCACCGGCCACCAAGAAGGCGTCGATCATGGACGCCGAGCTGGCGGGGGATGCTGTGAAGAACGACAAGAGCCTGAAGCGCCACTCGATGTTCGTGTCTCTCTCCTGGAAGAAGCTGGTGGCCAGCTCGGCCAAGAAGAGCGCAAAGAAAGTGACCCCGAACCTGCTGGCCCCTCCGACCAACCAGGTGGCTCAGCTCAACAGCGAGAACATCCGGAAAACGCACCAAACCGAGGAGAAGAAACCCAAAGTGCCGATCCCGGTACCGGTGCCCACGGTGCCCACGCAGAACAACGAGACCGCGGTCCAAAACGGGAGGCTCTCCACCGTCAAGAAGCAgtccagcagcctgtctctggtGTCGCCTCGGCGGATAGTCATCCAGGCTTCCACCGGGGAGCTGCTGCGCTGTTTGGGGGACTTCATGTGCCGCAGGTGTTTCAAACTGAAGGAGCTGAACAGCGGGGAGGTGATCCTCTGGTTCCGCAACATCGACCGGACTCTTTTGCTCCAGGGCTGGCAGGACCAGGGCTTCATCACGCCGGCGAACGTGGTGTTCGTGTACCTGCTGTGCGAGGACACGGTGGCGGACAGCATCGACAGCCCGGCCGAGCTGCAGGGCACCTTTCAGACTTGCCTCTACCTCGCCTACTCCTACATGGGCAACGAGATCTCCTACCCGCTCAAGCCGTTCATGATCGACGCGAACAAGGACGTTTTCTGGGAGACGTCGCTCCGGATCATCGACAGGCTGAGTgccaaaatgctgcagctgaaCGCGGACCCGCACTTTTTCACGCAGGTCTTCCAGGACCTGAAAAACCAGCGAGACAGCAGCGAGTCCAACCTGGACCGCTGA